The sequence below is a genomic window from Bradyrhizobium septentrionale.
CCAGCCATCTCGGCCTCGGCGTCAACCCCGCAGCCTTGTGGGCGATCGCGAACCGGCTGGCGCAGCCGGAAGGGGAGTTCCGGCATTTTGACCGGTCGGGCCCCTTTGCCATTGCCTACGGGGCGGCAGAACAGGCACTATCCTAAACCAGACGACGAGAAGCGCCGCCAAGGCGCCCGCGTCAATTTGCTCTCGGGAGGAGATCATGAGCGACGCCAAGAAGCTGTCCTCGTTGGACGCATCGTTTCTCTATCTGGAAACGCCGGAAATGCCGATGCATGTTGGCAGCATGGCGATCTTCCGCCTGCCCGATGGCTACAAGGGCGACTTCTTCGAGGAGTTTAAGGCGATGATCGCCTCGCGGCTGCACGTTGCGCCGATCCTCAAGGCGCGCCTGCAGAAGGCGCCGCTCGACATCGATCATCCGTCCTGGGTCGAGGACGACCAGTTCGACATCGACCGCCATATCTTCCGCGCCAGCCTGCCCGCGCCGCGCGACCGCGCCACGCTGGAGCGGATCGTCGGCTGGATGCACGCCAAGCTGTTGAACCGCGCCCGCCCGCTCTGGGAGTTCTACGTCTTCGAGGGCATGAAGGACAACGAGATCGGGCTCTATTCCAAGATGCACCACGCCTGCATCGACGGCGGCGCCGGTGCGGCGCTGACCAGCATGATCTACGATTTGACGCCGGTGCCGCGGCAGATCGATCCGCCGAGCGCGAAAAAGGTCGCGCAGGAGCCGCGCGACATCGCGGCCAATCTGATCGACGCCTATCAGCAGCTCTGGACCCAGCCGTTCGAGGCGGCCGCCGCCGCGCAGAAGAGCCTGGAACTGCCGCGCTCTGGCAAGAGCGATCTCGGCTCGATCCTGTTCGACAATGCCATGTTCCAGATCGAGAGCGCGGTGAAATTCGCCGGCTCGATGCCGACCGTGCTCAAGAGCCTGTCCGACGTCGTCGCCAAGGTCGCCGATCCCAGGTCGCGCGAGAGCCTGCAGGCGATGGCCTCGCCTCCGACCATTCTCAACAAGGCGATCTCGTCCGAGCGCAGCTTCGCAGGCACCTCGATCTCGCTGTCGCGCGCCAAGGCGCTGGCGAAGGCCTCGGGCGGCAAGCTCAACGACGTCGTGCTGGCGCTCGCCTCCGGCGTGGTGCGGCGTTATCTGATCAGCCAGGGCGCGCTGCCGAACAAGTCGTTGACGGCCGGTGTGCCGATCTCGCTGCGCGAGGAGGGTAATGCCGAATCCAACAACCAGGTGTTCGGCATGATCTGCTCGATCGCGACCGATATCGAGGATCCCAAGAAGCGGCTCGAAACCATCATCGCACAGTCCACCAAGTCCAAGGAGATGTCGCATCCGCTGCGCGCCCTGGTGCCGCAGGTCTCCAACATCTCGCTGTTGGGCGCGCCGATCGTGGTGCAGATTCTGGCGCTGCTCTACAGCCGCTCCGACCTCTCCAACGTGCTGCCGCCGGCGACCAATATCACGGTGTCGAACGTGCCGGGGCCGCGGCAGACGCTCTACGCGGCGGGTGCGGAGCTGCTGCACATCTTCCCGGTTTCGATCTCGACCCATGGCGTCGCGCTCAACATCACGGTGCAGAGCTATCGCGATCAGCTTGATTTCGGCTTCATTGTCGGTGCCAACATCATTCCTCATGTGCAGGTGATGTGCGACATGCTGCCGCTCGAATTCGATGCACTCGAGGCGGCGTTCGCGCCCCCGCCTGCCGACATCAAGGGCGCGGCCGAATAGGATTTCCGTCCATGATTGAAATGCCAACGCTGCAGTTCGCCGAGACGAACGGCATCCGCATGGGATTTTACGAATCGGGTCCCAAGACCGACACGCCGCCGGTGGTGCTGTGCCATGGCTGGCCCGAACTGGCGTTCTCCTGGCGCCACCAGATCAAGGCGCTGGGCGAGGCCGGCATCCGGGTGATTGCGCCGGATCAGCGCGGCTACGGCGCGACCGACCGGCCGGAGCCGGTCGAAGCCTACGACATGGAGAACCTGACCGGCGATCTCGTCGGCTTGCTCGATCATCTCAAGATCGACAAGGCGATCTTCGTCGGTCACGACTGGGGCGGCTTTGTCGTCTGGCAGATGCCGCTCAGGCATTCGTCGCGGGTCGCCGGCGTCGTCGGCGTCAACACGCCGCATTGGGACCGTGCGCCGATGGACCCGATCGCGCTGTTCCGCCAGCGCTTCGGCGACCATATGTATATCGTCCAGTTCCAGGATCCGGCGCGCGAGCCCGACCGCATCTTCGGCAGCCGCGTCGAGCAGACTTTCGACGCCTTCATGCGCAAGCCGGTGGCGCGCCCGCCCGGCACGCCGGAGGAACAGCCGATCGCCGGCGTCGGGGCGTCGGCCCGGCTCAATCTGGCGTTTCCGCAGATGATCGCGAATTATGACGCCAGGCACGATCCGCGCACGCCGATCCTGTCGGCGGACGAGAAGAAAGTGTTCGTCGATACGTTCTCGAAGACCGGCTTTACCGGCGGCATCAACTGGTACCGCAATTTCACCCGCAACTGGGAACGCTCGGCCGGGCTGGACCATCACGTGCGGGTGCCGTCTCTGATGATCATGGCCGAGAACGACGCGGTGCTGCCGCCGTCGGCCGCCGACGGCATGGAGAAGCTGGTGCCGGACCTCGAAAAGTATCTGGTTCACGACAGCGGCCATTGGACGCAGCAGGAAAAGCCTGACGAAGTCAGCGCCAAGCTGATTGAGTGGCGTAAGCGAAAATTCGGCTAGGCGTCATCCCGAGGCGTGCCGACTTCGGCGCAGCTCGAAGGATGAGAGGGACTGGAGCAAGCGGCCATCCTTCGAGACGCGCGCGATGCGCGCTCCTCGAGCAATAACGGCGAAGCCGTTATGCAGGAATGACGGCGGGTAATGAGGGGGCACTTCGAAGATGGCGTCCGGCAACAGACTGAGTCCGATCCCGCATCCGCCGACGAAGCCGGTGGTCGGCAACATGCTGTCGCTGGATTCGACCGCGCCGGTGCAGCATCTGGTGAAGCTCTCCAAGGAGCTCGGGCCGATCTTCTGGCTCGACATGATGGGGTCGCCGATCGTGATCGTCTCCGGTCACGATCTGGTCGACGAGCTCTCCGACGAGAAGCGCTTCGACAAGGCGGTGCGCGGCTCGCTGCGCCGCGTGCGCGCGGTCGGCGGCGACGGGCTGTTCACCGCCGACACCAAGGAGCCGAACTGGAGCAAGGCGCACAACATCCTGATGCAGCCGTTCGGCAACCGCGCGATGCAGTCGTACCACCCGAGCATGGTCGATATCGCCGAGCAGCTGGTCAAGAAATGGGAGCGCCTCAACGCCGACGAGGAGATCGAGGTCGTCCACGACATGACGGCGCTGACCCTCGACACCATTGGGCTCTGCGGCTTCGACTATCGCTTCAATTCGTTCTACCGGCGCGACTACCACCCCTTCGTGGAATCGCTGGTGCGCTCGCTCGAGACCATCATGATGACCCGCGGCCTGCCGCTAGAGGGTCTGTGGATGCAGAAGCGGCGCAAGACGCTCGCTGACGACGTCGGCTTCATGAACAAGATGGTCGACGAGATCATCGCGGAGCGGCGCGGCAATGCCGACGTGACCAGCGACAAGAAAGACATGCTGGCTGCGATGATGACCGGCGTCGACCGTGCGACCGGCGAGCAGCTCGACGACGTCAACATCCGCTACCAGATCAACACCTTTCTGATCGCCGGCCACGAGACCACCAGCGGCCTGCTGTCGTGCACGATCTATGCGCTGATGAAGCATCCCGAGGTGCTTAAGAAGGCCTATGAGGAGGTCGACCGCGTCCTCGGTCCCGACCTCGATGCGAGGCCGACCTATCAGCAGGTGACGCAGCTCACCTACATCACGCAATGCCTGAAGGAGGCGCTGCGGTTGTGGCCGCCCGCGCCGGCCTACGGCATCGCGCCGCTCAGCGACGAGACCATCGGCGGAAAGTACAAATTAAAGAAGAACACCTTCATCACCGTGCTGGTGATGGCGCTGCATCGCGACCCCTCGGTCTGGGGACCGAAACCCGACGTGTTCGATCCCGAGAATTTCAGCCGCGAGGCGGAGGCCAAGCGCCCGATCAACGCCTGGAAGCCGTTCGGCAACGGCCAGCGCGCCTGCATCGGCCGCGGCTTTGCCATGCACGAGGCGGCGCTCGCGATCGGCATGATCCTGCAACGCTTCAAGCTGCTCGACGTGCATCGCTACCAGATGCATCTGAAGGAGACGCTGACGGTCAAGCCCGACGGTTTCAGGATCAAGGTGCGGCCGCGCGACGATAGGGATCGCGGCGCGTTCGCCGGAAGCACGGGCGCGGTTGCGGCCGCGCCAAAGGCGCCGCGCGTGCCGACCACGCGCCCCGGCCACAACACGCCGATGCTGGTGCTCTACGGCTCCAACCTCGGCTCGGCCGAGGAGCTCGCGACCCGGATGGCGGATCTGTCCGAGATCAATGGTTTCGCAGTACGTCTCGGGCCGCTGGATGACTATGTCGGCAAGCTGCCGGAGGAGGGCGGCGTCCTGATCATCTGCGCCTCCTACAATGGGGCGGCGCCCGACAATGCCACGCAATTCGTCAAATGGCTCGAAAGCGATCTGGCGAAGGACGCCTTCGCCAAGGTGCGCTATGCGGTGTTTGGCTGCGGCAACAGCGATTGGGCCGCGACCTACCAGTCGGTGCCGCGCTTCATCGACGAGCAATTGACCAGGCATGGCGCGCGCGCCGTCTATCCGCGCGGCGAGGGCGATGCGCGCAGTGATCTCGACGGCCAGTTCCAGAAATGGTTCCCGGAGGCGGCGAAGGTCGCGACCAAGGAATTCGGCATCGACTGGAATTTCACCCGCACCGCCGAGGACGAGCCGCTTTATGCGATCGAGCCGGTGGCGCAGGGCGCGGTCAACACCATCGTGACGCAGGGCGGCGCGGTGCCGATGAAGGTGCTCGCCAACAACGAGCTGCAGAACAAGGAGGGCGCCCATCCGTCGGAGCGCTCGACCCGGCACATCGAGGTCGAACTGCCGCCCAATCTCAGGTATCGCGTCGGCGATCATCTCAGCGTGGTGCCGCGCAACGATCCGACCCTGGTCGATTCCGTTGCGCGCCGGTTCGGCTTCCTGCCGGCAGACCAGATCCGTCTGCAAGTCAGTGAAGGCCGCCGCGCGCAGCTGCCGGTCGGCAACGCGGTGTCGGTTGGGCGGTTGCTCACCGAGTTCGTCGAGCTGCAGCAGGTCGCGACCCGCAAGCAGATCCAGATCATGGCGGAGCACACCCGCTGCCCGGTGACCAAGCCGAAGCTGATGGCCTTTGTCGGCGACGATGAGGCCTCGGCCGGGCGCTACCGCACCGAGGTGCTGTCCAAGCGCAAATCGGTGTTCGACCTGCTTGAGGAATATCCGGCCTGCGAGCTGCCGTTCCACCTCTATCTCGAAATGCTGTCGCTGCTGGCGCCGCGCTATTACTCGATCTCGTCGTCTCCGGCCGGCGAGGCACAGCGCTGCAGCGTCACGGTGGGCGTGGTGGAAGCCCCCGCAAGCTCAGGCCGGGGCATCTACAAGGGCATCTGCTCGAACTATCTGGCGCGCCGCCGCGCCGGCGACACCGTCCACGCCACCATCAAGGAAACCAAGGCCGGCTTCCGCCTGCCCGATGACAACGCCGTGCCGATCATCATGATCGGGCCGGGCACGGGCTTGGCGCCGTTCCGCGGCTTCCTGCAGGAGCGCGCCGCGCGCAAGGCGCATGGGGCTGCGCTGGGCCCTGCGATGCTGTTCTTCGGCTGCCGCCATCCGGAGCAGGATTTCATCTATGGAGATGAGCTGAAAGCTTTTGCAGCCGACGGCGTCAGTGAACTCTATACCGCCTTCTCGCGCGCCGACGGGCCGAAGACATACGTGCAGCACCTCGTCGCCGCGCAGAAGGATCGGATCTGGGAGCTGATCCAGAAGGGCGCAATCGTCTATGTCTGCGGCGACGGCAGCAAGATGGAGCCCGACGTCAAGGCGACCCTGATGTCGATCTATAGCGAGCGCACCGGCGTCGACGCCGATGCCGCTGCGCGCTGGATCGAGGAGATGGGCACCAGGAACCGCTACGTCCTGGACGTCTGGGCCGGTGGGTAGGCTTGTGGCCTGGGATGACCGTGATGCATCCCCATCGTCGTCCCTGCGAAAGCAGGGACCCATAACCACAGGGTTGTGTTGTTGAAGCAAGCCGTGGCCCCAGTGTCGCGCAACAATCACCTTCGGTGGTTATGGGTCCCTGCTCCCGTGCGCAATTGCGCACTAGGCAGGGACGACACCGAGTTTGTTGCGCCATTCGTGAGTCACTATTTCGCATTCTCTGGACGCTAGCTTCGCCCGCCCTGACGCCCATGCTACAAGCCGCCGCATGATTCCATGGGAAAAGATCGATACCGCGCGCATTCCCGGCACCGAAGGTGAATTGCGCCTGATGCGGCGCGGCCGCGAATTCTCAATCATGCTCGGCACCAACGAGCTGATGAACAGCCGCCTGTCGGGCTCGGAAGCAGCCCTAGCGACCCTTGCTGCGAAGAAGATAGAAAAGGTCGCGAAGCCGCATTTTCTCATCGGCGGCCTCGGCATGGGCTTTACGCTGCGGGCGGCGCTCGCCGTGCTCGGACCCGAAGCGCAGATCATGGTGGCCGAACTGGTGCCGGCAGTCGTTGCCTGGGCGAGGGGCCCGATGGCGGAGATATTCGGCGACAGCCTGAACGATACGCGCGTCAGCATTCAGGAGGTTGACGTTGCTGACGTGATCGAGCGCCATCCGCGCACCTTCGATGCCATTCTCCTCGATGTCGATAACGGCCCCGAAGGCCTGACCCGCAAGGCCAATGACGGGCTGTATGATGTCTCCGGACTCAAGGTCGCGCACACCGCGTTGCGGCGCGGCGGCGTGCTCGCAGTCTGGTCATCAGGGCCGAATGCCAAATTCCCGAAATCCCTGTCCCGGGCCGGGTTCGCCGTCAACGAGATCGCCGTGCGCGCCACCGGCCGAGGCCGCGGCGTACGCCACGTGATCTGGATCGCGGTCAAGGAATAGCAGGCGTCGCTGTTGCGACGCAGCAAGGCTGCCGGGGCTGCCGTTCGGTTCGATTGTATTGAAAATCGAGGGCCGCTGGGCTTCACTCGACGGCACCGAAGCCTCGAGCCCTTGGTCTGTCGGATGCAGGCGACGTCGAATTTTGGGGTGCAGGAGACGCACGGGATCCTGAGCCGCTTCCAGGCCGAATTCCGCGGCTCGAGCGAGGGGCTCGGCTGGTCGTCCGCGTATGCCTCGGTCCAGCGTGAACGGCCGTTTGATGGGCACTTCCACGCGCTATCCGACAATCTGATGGTGCTGCATCGGGGCGGCCCCGTCGACATCACCTATGTGATGGACGGCAAGTCGGTCGCCCGACAGATTCCGCGCGGCGGCGTGTTCTTCCTGCCGGCGGGACATGCCTGCAACGTCGTCCTGCACGAAGCGCTGGAATCCACCCACATCTATCTGCGGTCCGATTTGTTCGCGGGCCGGGACGGGGCCCCCAGCCTGATCGGCGGGCTCGCGCCGATGCTCGGCGATCAGGATGCCGTGCTGGAGCATCTGGCTGCGGCGATCGGCGACAGCATCACCAGCAGCCTGCCGGCCTCGTCGCTGTTCGTCGATCCGATCGCCCAGGCGATCGCCAACCGCTTTGTCGCGATCAATTTCCACAAGCCGAGCGTGGAGGCCGGCAAGCATCCGAACCTGCTCAGCAACAGGCAGATGGCGCGGATCCGCGAATTCGTCGACACCAATCTCGATACCGATATCCGGCTCGACCAGCTCGCGGAGCTCTGCGGCCGCAGCACCGAATATTTCGTGCGCCTGTTCAAGGCGACCAGCGGCATTTCTCCCTACCAATACGTGCTCAATCTGCGCATCGAGCGCGCCAGGGCGCTGCTCGCCGACGAGACGCACAGCCTGGCCGACATCGCACTGGCCTGCGGCTTCTCCCACCAGGAGCACTTTACGCGCATGTTCCGCCGCTTCACCGGCGTGACGCCGGGACGATACCGGCGCAGCCACTAGGGGCGTACTCATAGATCTGGTACGCGCGTGCGCGGGATAGCGAGGTCCGAGGTGCCCTCAAAAGCAGACATCCACGATGCCTAAGTGAATGTCTGCAAAGGGCCAGAATGACACGCAGTCCTGCATTGATCCATGTCAAAGTATGAGCGGTTGCGATGTCTGATCTTTTCTACGTGCTGCGTATGTTGCGTATCAATTGATGAGGGTCCCCATGCAAAAAAAAATGCGATTTTCAAAAAACCGCGACCGATGGCATCCACGCGGGACGAGACCACACCGACCCGATGCTCAGCCGTCGTGCCGTAGCTCTGGGCGGGCTCGGGCTGGCCGCTGCGCTCATTCCCTTGCCGGGCCGGGCATGGGACGGCCCGCTGACGGACGTCGTCGAGGGGACCGAGGATTTCGTCGTCGCATCGGATGCCTACATCTTCGGCTATCCGCTCGTGACCATGGAGATGACGCGGCGGGTGATCACCAACGTCGCCAAGCCCGAGGGCACGCGCGGGCCGATGGGTACCCTTATCAAGCTGCGCGAATACCCCAACGCCAGCTTCCGCGACATTACCGCCCCGAATGCCGACACGCTCTACACGACGGCGTTCTTCGATGTCGGCGACGAACCTTGGGTGCTGAGCTCCCCCGACATGAAAGGCCGCTACTTCCTGCTGCCTTTCCTGAGCGGATGGACAGATGTGTTTCAGGTTCCCGGAACCCGGACCACAGGCACGCAAGCCCAGACCTTCTTGATCACGGGTCCCGGCTGGTCGGGCACGGTCCCGGCAGGCATGTCGCAGCTCAGGTCGCCCACCGCCATCGTATGGCTCCTTGGACGCATCTATTGCACCGGCACCCCGCAAGACTATGCCGAGGTGCACGCGTTGCAGGACCAGTTCAAGTTGCAGCCGCTGAGCACTTGGGGCAAGGACTACACCCCGCCGCCCGGCAAGGTCGATCCATCCATCGACATGAAGATGGCAGTGCGCGATCAGGTCAACCGTCT
It includes:
- a CDS encoding DUF1254 domain-containing protein, translating into MLSRRAVALGGLGLAAALIPLPGRAWDGPLTDVVEGTEDFVVASDAYIFGYPLVTMEMTRRVITNVAKPEGTRGPMGTLIKLREYPNASFRDITAPNADTLYTTAFFDVGDEPWVLSSPDMKGRYFLLPFLSGWTDVFQVPGTRTTGTQAQTFLITGPGWSGTVPAGMSQLRSPTAIVWLLGRIYCTGTPQDYAEVHALQDQFKLQPLSTWGKDYTPPPGKVDPSIDMKMAVRDQVNRLSATEYFTLLADLLKRNPPAPADAPALKRFERIGLVAGQSFDPKALDSRWDKRLPQLSYDRIMLHFLSRDGEITRQNGWSFTTKAGLYGTNYLQRALIAALGLGCNRPQDAIYPTSMKPSLLEDYDGKYRYILRFEKGLLPPVKGFWSLTMYDEGMFFIANPINRYSMSVRTNPKYEPDGTLVIYIQNESPGSDKEANWLPAPKGKFHLMLRLYWPDENNPSIIDGSWVIPPVTKVV
- a CDS encoding alpha/beta fold hydrolase produces the protein MIEMPTLQFAETNGIRMGFYESGPKTDTPPVVLCHGWPELAFSWRHQIKALGEAGIRVIAPDQRGYGATDRPEPVEAYDMENLTGDLVGLLDHLKIDKAIFVGHDWGGFVVWQMPLRHSSRVAGVVGVNTPHWDRAPMDPIALFRQRFGDHMYIVQFQDPAREPDRIFGSRVEQTFDAFMRKPVARPPGTPEEQPIAGVGASARLNLAFPQMIANYDARHDPRTPILSADEKKVFVDTFSKTGFTGGINWYRNFTRNWERSAGLDHHVRVPSLMIMAENDAVLPPSAADGMEKLVPDLEKYLVHDSGHWTQQEKPDEVSAKLIEWRKRKFG
- a CDS encoding helix-turn-helix domain-containing protein, with the translated sequence MQATSNFGVQETHGILSRFQAEFRGSSEGLGWSSAYASVQRERPFDGHFHALSDNLMVLHRGGPVDITYVMDGKSVARQIPRGGVFFLPAGHACNVVLHEALESTHIYLRSDLFAGRDGAPSLIGGLAPMLGDQDAVLEHLAAAIGDSITSSLPASSLFVDPIAQAIANRFVAINFHKPSVEAGKHPNLLSNRQMARIREFVDTNLDTDIRLDQLAELCGRSTEYFVRLFKATSGISPYQYVLNLRIERARALLADETHSLADIALACGFSHQEHFTRMFRRFTGVTPGRYRRSH
- a CDS encoding WS/DGAT/MGAT family O-acyltransferase, whose product is MSDAKKLSSLDASFLYLETPEMPMHVGSMAIFRLPDGYKGDFFEEFKAMIASRLHVAPILKARLQKAPLDIDHPSWVEDDQFDIDRHIFRASLPAPRDRATLERIVGWMHAKLLNRARPLWEFYVFEGMKDNEIGLYSKMHHACIDGGAGAALTSMIYDLTPVPRQIDPPSAKKVAQEPRDIAANLIDAYQQLWTQPFEAAAAAQKSLELPRSGKSDLGSILFDNAMFQIESAVKFAGSMPTVLKSLSDVVAKVADPRSRESLQAMASPPTILNKAISSERSFAGTSISLSRAKALAKASGGKLNDVVLALASGVVRRYLISQGALPNKSLTAGVPISLREEGNAESNNQVFGMICSIATDIEDPKKRLETIIAQSTKSKEMSHPLRALVPQVSNISLLGAPIVVQILALLYSRSDLSNVLPPATNITVSNVPGPRQTLYAAGAELLHIFPVSISTHGVALNITVQSYRDQLDFGFIVGANIIPHVQVMCDMLPLEFDALEAAFAPPPADIKGAAE
- a CDS encoding spermidine synthase yields the protein MIPWEKIDTARIPGTEGELRLMRRGREFSIMLGTNELMNSRLSGSEAALATLAAKKIEKVAKPHFLIGGLGMGFTLRAALAVLGPEAQIMVAELVPAVVAWARGPMAEIFGDSLNDTRVSIQEVDVADVIERHPRTFDAILLDVDNGPEGLTRKANDGLYDVSGLKVAHTALRRGGVLAVWSSGPNAKFPKSLSRAGFAVNEIAVRATGRGRGVRHVIWIAVKE
- a CDS encoding bifunctional cytochrome P450/NADPH--P450 reductase, whose amino-acid sequence is MASGNRLSPIPHPPTKPVVGNMLSLDSTAPVQHLVKLSKELGPIFWLDMMGSPIVIVSGHDLVDELSDEKRFDKAVRGSLRRVRAVGGDGLFTADTKEPNWSKAHNILMQPFGNRAMQSYHPSMVDIAEQLVKKWERLNADEEIEVVHDMTALTLDTIGLCGFDYRFNSFYRRDYHPFVESLVRSLETIMMTRGLPLEGLWMQKRRKTLADDVGFMNKMVDEIIAERRGNADVTSDKKDMLAAMMTGVDRATGEQLDDVNIRYQINTFLIAGHETTSGLLSCTIYALMKHPEVLKKAYEEVDRVLGPDLDARPTYQQVTQLTYITQCLKEALRLWPPAPAYGIAPLSDETIGGKYKLKKNTFITVLVMALHRDPSVWGPKPDVFDPENFSREAEAKRPINAWKPFGNGQRACIGRGFAMHEAALAIGMILQRFKLLDVHRYQMHLKETLTVKPDGFRIKVRPRDDRDRGAFAGSTGAVAAAPKAPRVPTTRPGHNTPMLVLYGSNLGSAEELATRMADLSEINGFAVRLGPLDDYVGKLPEEGGVLIICASYNGAAPDNATQFVKWLESDLAKDAFAKVRYAVFGCGNSDWAATYQSVPRFIDEQLTRHGARAVYPRGEGDARSDLDGQFQKWFPEAAKVATKEFGIDWNFTRTAEDEPLYAIEPVAQGAVNTIVTQGGAVPMKVLANNELQNKEGAHPSERSTRHIEVELPPNLRYRVGDHLSVVPRNDPTLVDSVARRFGFLPADQIRLQVSEGRRAQLPVGNAVSVGRLLTEFVELQQVATRKQIQIMAEHTRCPVTKPKLMAFVGDDEASAGRYRTEVLSKRKSVFDLLEEYPACELPFHLYLEMLSLLAPRYYSISSSPAGEAQRCSVTVGVVEAPASSGRGIYKGICSNYLARRRAGDTVHATIKETKAGFRLPDDNAVPIIMIGPGTGLAPFRGFLQERAARKAHGAALGPAMLFFGCRHPEQDFIYGDELKAFAADGVSELYTAFSRADGPKTYVQHLVAAQKDRIWELIQKGAIVYVCGDGSKMEPDVKATLMSIYSERTGVDADAAARWIEEMGTRNRYVLDVWAGG